Proteins from a single region of Macrotis lagotis isolate mMagLag1 chromosome 2, bilby.v1.9.chrom.fasta, whole genome shotgun sequence:
- the C2H22orf23 gene encoding UPF0193 protein EVG1 isoform X2 has product MAAKGRSGAVPKGTGFWHSPQFSYTQETCQLLKGGESLPAQCYPASGQKPAPKRVNHFCLPPILSSRPHLRPAEVCQASEAYTRDQFRPKPGRDLEKEKERLQDIFANGKDATEKRKKKQAAQPAEPPPSDPEPDRFEELVKEVQERQEFLAEMQALGQGKQYRGIILTEISQKLREMEEIDQRRNEEFQEALRSQATQVLPTCPAHCAPGPQHPPNT; this is encoded by the exons ATGGCGGCAAAGGGGAGATCAGGAGCTGTGCCCAAAGGGACTGGCTTCTGGCACTCACCCCAGTTCAGCTACACCCAGGAAACCTGCCAGCTGTTGAAAG gagGCGAGTCACTACCCGCTCAGTGCTACCCAGCATCCGGCCAGAAGCCAGCGCCCAAGAGAGTCAACCATTTCTGTCTGCCACCCATCTTGTCTTCAAGGCCCCACCTCCGCCCTGCAGAAGTCTGCCAGGCCAGCGAGGCCTACACCCGAGACCAGTTCAGGCCAAAACCTGGTA GGGATctagagaaggagaaggagcGACTCCAAGACATATTTGCTAATGGGAAGGATGCCactgagaagaggaaaaagaagcaggctGCTCAGCCGGCAGAGCCTCCACCCTCGGACCCAGAGCCAGATAGATTTGAAGAAT tGGTGAAGGAGGTCCAAGAGAGGCAAGAGTTCCTGGCAGAAATGCAGGCCCTTGGCCAGGGCAAGCAGTACCGAGGAATTATCCTTACTGAGATCTCGCAG AAACTTCGGGAGATGGAAGAGATCGACCAGAGGAGAAATGAGGAGTTTCAAGAGGCACTGAGGAGCCAGGCCACCCAGGTGCTGCCCACTTGTCCTGCCCACTGTGCTCCAGGACCCCAGCATCCCCCAAACACGTGA
- the C2H22orf23 gene encoding UPF0193 protein EVG1 isoform X1, with translation MAAKGRSGAVPKGTGFWHSPQFSYTQETCQLLKVMMEESKLSNFHKRRLIDSVKRGESLPAQCYPASGQKPAPKRVNHFCLPPILSSRPHLRPAEVCQASEAYTRDQFRPKPGRDLEKEKERLQDIFANGKDATEKRKKKQAAQPAEPPPSDPEPDRFEELVKEVQERQEFLAEMQALGQGKQYRGIILTEISQKLREMEEIDQRRNEEFQEALRSQATQVLPTCPAHCAPGPQHPPNT, from the exons ATGGCGGCAAAGGGGAGATCAGGAGCTGTGCCCAAAGGGACTGGCTTCTGGCACTCACCCCAGTTCAGCTACACCCAGGAAACCTGCCAGCTGTTGAAAG TGATGATGGAGGAGTCCAAACTCAGCAACTTCCATAAGCGGCGGCTCATAGATTCGGTGAAAA gagGCGAGTCACTACCCGCTCAGTGCTACCCAGCATCCGGCCAGAAGCCAGCGCCCAAGAGAGTCAACCATTTCTGTCTGCCACCCATCTTGTCTTCAAGGCCCCACCTCCGCCCTGCAGAAGTCTGCCAGGCCAGCGAGGCCTACACCCGAGACCAGTTCAGGCCAAAACCTGGTA GGGATctagagaaggagaaggagcGACTCCAAGACATATTTGCTAATGGGAAGGATGCCactgagaagaggaaaaagaagcaggctGCTCAGCCGGCAGAGCCTCCACCCTCGGACCCAGAGCCAGATAGATTTGAAGAAT tGGTGAAGGAGGTCCAAGAGAGGCAAGAGTTCCTGGCAGAAATGCAGGCCCTTGGCCAGGGCAAGCAGTACCGAGGAATTATCCTTACTGAGATCTCGCAG AAACTTCGGGAGATGGAAGAGATCGACCAGAGGAGAAATGAGGAGTTTCAAGAGGCACTGAGGAGCCAGGCCACCCAGGTGCTGCCCACTTGTCCTGCCCACTGTGCTCCAGGACCCCAGCATCCCCCAAACACGTGA
- the POLR2F gene encoding DNA-directed RNA polymerases I, II, and III subunit RPABC2 isoform X1: MSDNEDNYDGDDFDDVEEDEGLDDLENAEEEGQENVEILPSGERQQANQKRITTPYMTKYERARVLGTRALQIAMCAPVMVELEGETDPLLIAMKELKARKIPIIIRRYLPDGSYEDWGVDELIITD, translated from the exons ATGTCTGACAACGAGGACAA CTACGATGGCGATGACTTCGATGATGTGGAGGAAGACGAGGGTCTGGACGACTTGGAGAATGCCGAGGAG GAAGGCCAGGAGAATGTGGAGATCCTTCCTTCTGGGGAGCGGCAGCAAGCAAACCAGAAGAGGATCACAACTCCCTATATGACCAAGTATGAGCGAGCCCGGGTCCTGGGCACCCGGGCCCTTCAGATTGC AATGTGCGCCCCTGTGATGGTGGAGCTGGAAGGGGAGACTGACCCACTGCTCATCGCCATGAAAGAACTCAA GGCTCGAAAAATCCCCATCATCATCCGCCGCTACCTGCCCGATGGGAGCTATGAAGACTGGGGCGTGGACGAGCTCATCATCACCGACTGA
- the POLR2F gene encoding DNA-directed RNA polymerases I, II, and III subunit RPABC2 isoform X2 produces the protein MREEVRMSTEHSSPVRERRLQKGGATLTRVNCVGCSVGSKGTRLLADHRMCAPVMVELEGETDPLLIAMKELKARKIPIIIRRYLPDGSYEDWGVDELIITD, from the exons ATGAGAGAAGAGGTGAGGATGTCTACAGAACATTCCTCCCCTGTGAGGGAGAGAAGGCTCCAGAAGGGAGGGGCCACATTGACAAGGGTCAATTGTGTTGGATGTTCTGTGGGATCCAAGGGAACCAGACTCCTGGCTGACCACAG AATGTGCGCCCCTGTGATGGTGGAGCTGGAAGGGGAGACTGACCCACTGCTCATCGCCATGAAAGAACTCAA GGCTCGAAAAATCCCCATCATCATCCGCCGCTACCTGCCCGATGGGAGCTATGAAGACTGGGGCGTGGACGAGCTCATCATCACCGACTGA